From the genome of Hymenobacter sp. PAMC 26628, one region includes:
- a CDS encoding alpha/beta fold hydrolase → MLNSTARLALLLCGWLLLPMAGHAQAHYPAPVEGDFALPQFRFASGETLPVLNLHYTTVGQPRKDRSGRVTNAVVIMHGTTGAGSSFLSDLFAGHLFGPGQPLDAAKYYVILPDAIGHGKSSKPSNGLRMQFPKYTYDDMVLANYRLLTEKLGVAHLRLVMGTSMGGMETWVWGYQYPGFMDALLPLASLPVEIAGRNRMLRKMAIDMIEMDPEWKGGAYTTEPKTGLAGAASSLIFMTSSPKQMQRLAPTRALAEAALAKTEANLYAALDANDFIYQFDASRDYNPAPHLAAIKAPLFAINSADDQVNPPELGILDTEIKKVAKGRYILLPITDLTTGHGTHSNPAIWGSYLQELLALTEKPKL, encoded by the coding sequence ATGCTTAATTCTACCGCCCGACTCGCGCTGCTCCTTTGCGGCTGGCTACTGCTGCCCATGGCCGGCCACGCCCAGGCCCACTACCCCGCCCCGGTAGAAGGCGACTTCGCGCTGCCCCAGTTCCGGTTTGCCAGCGGCGAAACGCTGCCGGTGCTGAACCTGCACTACACCACCGTGGGCCAGCCGCGCAAGGACCGCAGCGGCCGCGTCACGAACGCCGTGGTCATCATGCACGGCACTACGGGCGCAGGCAGCAGCTTTTTGAGCGACTTATTTGCGGGGCACCTGTTTGGGCCCGGGCAGCCGCTGGACGCGGCCAAGTACTACGTCATCCTGCCCGACGCCATCGGCCACGGCAAGTCCAGCAAGCCCAGCAACGGGCTGCGGATGCAGTTCCCGAAGTACACCTACGACGACATGGTGCTGGCCAACTACCGGCTGCTGACCGAAAAGCTGGGCGTGGCCCACCTGCGCCTGGTGATGGGCACGTCGATGGGCGGCATGGAAACCTGGGTGTGGGGCTACCAGTACCCCGGCTTCATGGATGCCCTGCTGCCCCTGGCCAGCCTGCCCGTCGAGATTGCGGGCCGCAACCGCATGCTGCGCAAAATGGCCATCGATATGATTGAAATGGACCCCGAGTGGAAGGGCGGGGCCTACACCACCGAGCCCAAAACGGGCCTCGCCGGGGCCGCGTCGTCGCTCATCTTCATGACCAGCAGCCCCAAGCAGATGCAACGGCTGGCCCCCACCCGCGCCCTGGCCGAAGCCGCCCTGGCCAAAACCGAAGCCAACCTCTACGCCGCGCTGGACGCCAACGACTTCATCTACCAGTTCGACGCCTCCCGCGACTACAACCCGGCCCCGCACCTGGCCGCCATCAAGGCGCCGCTGTTCGCCATCAATTCGGCCGACGACCAGGTGAACCCGCCCGAGCTGGGCATCCTGGACACCGAAATCAAAAAAGTAGCCAAGGGCCGCTACATCCTGCTGCCCATCACCGACCTCACCACCGGCCACGGCACGCACTCTAACCCCGCCATCTGGGGCAGCTACTTACAGGAACTGCTGGCCCTGACTGAAAAGCCCAAGCTGTAG